The nucleotide sequence AAAAGAATTTTTCCGGCGATGGTCCGTCATACTGCCACACAATCCTTTTTTTGACTGGTTCGATTTCAACAACGCGCGAGTGCCGGCGATGCGTGCCATTATCAAAGACCAGGATGTTTCCATTCGGCAACATGGTGGGGTCATGTGGATAATCCAGTTTGCCGGCGCCCCAGCTCCAGTGAATCCTGCTCAGTGAAGGATCGAAGATGCAGATCAAATTCACATTTCTCAAACAGAGCATGATGTTACCTGCTTGAAATTTCTGATCCCGTTTGCCTAAACGTGTATCTGGCAAAATTTCGATCGCGTTTAAGTGATAGTAATCCAGGCGGAAGTTTGGATTTCGAAACCTGCGACCCTCGTCTAACGGTGAAGGTGGATGAAGTTGCCGGATGAGTCCTCTCTTATCATACAAACTCCAGTACCTAAGAATCTGGCCTGAAGGGGAGACGTGCACGATCCAATCGAAGTCCACATCGTAGGCACCATACTTCTCGGCTTTTCCTGTATCAGGAACGAGGAAGGAGCCGTCCGGTAGAACTCCAACATCGTGATGGATTTTTAGATTACTTTCCCAGAGCACACGGGAATCCCAATCTAGTTTTACGAGCCCCTGTCCTTCGCATACAGCCAGCAGTTCTCCGTTTTCCAGAAGCTCCGCATGTTCACAGTGCCTTTTTCCGGGCAGATGCCACGTCTTAACAATTTTCCCTCGCATGTCCAGAAGGAAAACTTTGTTTACATCATTGGTGTAAATGTTATATCCACGAT is from bacterium and encodes:
- a CDS encoding arylsulfotransferase family protein produces the protein MSRRTKILIAVLGLALLSSYVMFRMLQVSRAETNNQDLESLRALPYVQWNENTTNPGVRGVSLYSPDLSYRGYNIYTNDVNKVFLLDMRGKIVKTWHLPGKRHCEHAELLENGELLAVCEGQGLVKLDWDSRVLWESNLKIHHDVGVLPDGSFLVPDTGKAEKYGAYDVDFDWIVHVSPSGQILRYWSLYDKRGLIRQLHPPSPLDEGRRFRNPNFRLDYYHLNAIEILPDTRLGKRDQKFQAGNIMLCLRNVNLICIFDPSLSRIHWSWGAGKLDYPHDPTMLPNGNILVFDNGTHRRHSRVVEIEPVKKRIVWQYDGPSPEKFFSKWRGGAQRLANGNTLICDSELGRVIEITADEKVVWEFWNPEIKEGQRKRIYRFNRIEEEKLKPFLAK